The following are encoded together in the Brassica napus cultivar Da-Ae chromosome A9, Da-Ae, whole genome shotgun sequence genome:
- the LOC106365082 gene encoding uncharacterized protein LOC106365082, translating into MSGNSNYSHFREWMYKRIDEKTGNFSEEFIAGVDQFMTFANSQPITQSNGGTSHVDPTPLSGSEEVGNEDIYVDMVDDAFHDNVRWKPRDKRRRTKVPYSRMWYLPIADRLKRMYQSKKTAAAMRWHAEHQAKEGEICHPSDAAEWKNFQEIHPRFAEEPRNVYLGLCTDGFNPFGMSHNHSLWPIILTPYNLPLGMCMKTEYLFLTILNSGPNHPRASLDIFLKPLIAELKELWSTGVEAYDVSFNQNFNLKAVLMWTISDFPAYGMLSGWTTHGKLACPICMEDTKSFYLPKGRKTCWFDCHRRFLPLNHPLRKNRKDFLKGKNAVNEVPPDSLTGEQVYSERLNGVNPPKTSVCGGNGHEKKKPGYGKYHNWHKESIFWELPYWRDLILRHNLDVMHIEKKNFNNIMNTLMNVKDKSKDTIQSRLDISEFCDRPHLHVDDDGQAPFPPYTLDEAGKKSLLECVKHAVKFPDSYASDLANCVDMENSKFSGMKSHDCHLKAKAKNKRFVGGSIVESYINEEIAYFSEHYFADHIQTKSRFTRFDEGEVPVYCVSGVPDIFTDVGRPSGEMQEIWLSEKDYNCAHSYVLRNCDYFQPFERMFEDYLTAKYGDISEKELSTKRADEYHIWVKDYVRYWSNTHEFPLWVKNIANGPVNKAKTWPIYFTRGFLFHTQKYGEGRKTCNYGICVKGESYTNASDEADYYEILTDIIQIEYEGAVNLKITLFKCKWYDPMIGRGTRRSNGGIVDVLSSRKYYKYEPFILASQAHQVCYIPYSYVKKPKQLWYNVLKVNPRGIISGEYEDSEPAVLQQDNDDAVLMTTIEDIPVDHLLHAQGEPINLDIDVEDAEPEDEFQCNLSSTSSDDECKDGETPS; encoded by the exons ATGTCGGGAAATTCCAACTATTCCCATTTTCGAGAATGGATGTACAAGAGGATCGATGAAAAGACGGGAAATTTCTCAGAAGAGTTCATAGCAGGGGTGGATCAATTCATGACATTTGCAAATAGCCAGCCTATCACGCAGAGCAATGGGG GAACGAGTCATGTTGATCCGACACCTTTAAGTGGTAGTGAAGAAGTTGGTAATGAAGATATATATGTTGATATGGTAGATGATGCATTTCATGATAATGTGAG ATGGAAGCCTAGGGACAAACGCCGTAGAACCAAAGTACCATATAGCCGTATGTGGTATCTCCCTATAGCTGATAGGTTAAAGAGAATGTATCAGAGCAAGAAGACTGCAgcagcaatgagatggcatgctgAGCACCAAGCAAAAGAGGGAGAAATATGTCATCCATCTGATGCGgcggagtggaaaaactttcaAGAAATACATCCCCGGTTTGCCGAAGAACCGCGTAATGTTTATCTTGGGTTATGTACTGATGGATTCaatccatttggaatgtctcaTAATCATTCGTTGTGGCCTATAATTTTGACTCCGTATAATCTGCCCCTTGGTATGTGCATGAAAACAGAGTACCTGTTTCTTACAATTCTAAATTCCGGGCCAAATCATCCACGAGCTAGTCTTGATATCTTCCTCAAACCTCTGATTGCGGAGTTAAAAGAACTATGGTCAACTGGAGTTGAAGCATACGATGTGTCCTTCAATCAAAATTTCAACCTAAAAGCCGTGCTTATGTGGACGATAAGCGACTTTCCGGCGTACGGCATGCTTTCCGGATGGACGACCCATGGTAAATTGGCATGTCCAATTTGCATGGAAGATACTAAGTCTTTTTATCTGCCTAAGGGAAGGAagacgtgttggtttgactgtcaccgAAGATTTCTTCCTCTTAATCATCCACTGAGGAAGAATAGAAAAGACTTCTTGAAGGGAAAAAATGCAGTAAATGAAGTTCCACCAGATTCTTTGACTGGTGAGCAAGTTTATTCAGAGCGGTTAAATGGTGTCAATCCTCCTAAAACGTCTGTTTGCGGTGGAAATGGTCATGAAAAGAAGAAGCCTGGATATGGAAAGTACCATAATTGGCACAAGGAAAGcatattttgggagttaccataCTGGAGGGATCTAATTCTCCGTCATaatcttgatgtgatgcatattgagaaaaaaaatttcaacaacATCATGAATACTCTTATGAATGTGAAGGATAAGTCGAAAGACACAATCCAGTCAAGATTGGATATATCAGAGTTTTGTGATCGGCCACACTTAcatgttgatgatgatggtcAAGCTCCATTTCCTCCCTACACATTGGACGAAGCCGGGAAAAAAAGTTTATTGGAATGTGTGAAACACGCAGTTAAATTTCCCGACAGTTATGCTTCAGACTTAGCTAATTGTGTTGATATGGAGAACAGCAAGTTCTCTGGCATGAAGAGTCACGACTGCCAT TTGAAAGCAAAAGCAAAGAACAAAAGATTTGTTGGTGGATCGATTGTTGAATCATATATCAATGAGGAGATTGCTTACTTTTCTGAGCACTACTTTGCTGATCATATACAAACAAAATCAAG GTTTACACGATTTGATGAAGGTGAAGTTCCTGTATATTGTGTCAGCGGAGTACCTGATATATTTACAGATGTAGGTCGTCCGAGTGGAGAAATGCAAGAGATATGGCTTTCCGAGAAAGACTATAACTGCGCACATTCATATGTATTGCGAAATTGTGATTATTTTCAGCCATTTGAGAG GATGTTTGaagattatctaactgcaaaaTACGGAGACATTTCCGAGAAAGAACTCTCCACAAAGAGAGCTGACGAATATCATATATGGGTGAAAGATTAC gTTCGTTACTGGAGCAACACACACGAGTTTCCTCTGTGGGTCAAAAATATTGCGAATGGACCCGTGAATAAGGCCAAAACCTGGCCCATCTACTTCACCAGAGGTTTCTTATTTCATACGCAAAAGTATGGTGAGGGACGAAAGACTTGTAACTATGGCATATGTGTTAAAGGAGAGAGTTACACAAATGCATCAGATGAAGCTGATTACTATGAGATCTTAACTGATATCATTCAAATTGAGTATGAGGGGGCAGTGAATTTGAAAATTACACTTTTTAAGTGTAAGTGGTATGATCCTATGATTGGTAGAGGCACTCGGCGGAGCAATGGTGGCATCGTGGACGTTCTTTCATCGAGGAAATACTATAAATACGAACCATTTATTCTAG CATCTCAAGCACATCAAGTTTGTTATATCCCGTATTCGTACGTAAAGAAACCAAAGCAGTTGTGGTACAATGTTTTAAAAGTGAATCCGAGGGGAATCATTTCAGGAGAATACGAAGACAGCGAACCGGCAGTGTTACAACAAGACAATGATGATGCTGTATTGATGACTACAATTGAAGATATACCAGTCGACCATTTGTTACATGCTCAAGGAGAACCGATTAATCTTGATATTGATGTCGAAGATGCAGAACCAGAGGATGAATTCCAGTGTAATCTATCCTCGACTTCTTCTGATGATGAATGTAAAGATGGAGAAACACCATCCTAA